The segment AGCATCACGCCAACCGTGCCCACCAGCGTCAGGATACTGGAAAAGATCTGAATCGCCGAGCTGTTCAGCGTCGAGCTGATATTCTCGATATCATTGGTCAGACGGCTCATAATCTCTCCCTGCTGCCTGCGGTTGAAGAAGGAGATCGGTAGGCGGTGCAGGTGTGAGAACAGATCCGTCCGCATCCGGTAGACCGTCTCCTGGGCCACTTCGATCATCCAGACATTTTGCAGCCAGGAGACCAGGGAATTCAGCAGGTAGACGAGCGCCAGCACCAGCAGGAAGACGCCCCACGTTCTGCCGCCCTCCCCGCCCAGATAATCGTCCACTGCCCGGCTGATCAGGTAGGGTCCAAGGAGCGACAAGGCTGAGCTTAGTAGAACCATGAACAGCACCAAGATCAGCTTTGTCCGGCGTTCGGCGAGATAAGTCCATATGCGGCCTAATGTGCCAGACCAGTTCTTGGCCTTCGCCTTCGGCTTCCGGCTGCCCATCGCCCCGAAGACCTTGGCTTCGCCGTGGCCTACATCCAGCTTCGGATAGCGGAACGGCTCAATGAGTGCTTTGAACATGCTGCCCCTCCCCTGTCTGCGATTGATAGATTTTGCGGTACAGCGCGGACTCATCCATTAGTTCGGAATGGGTACCCTGCGCAATGAGCCGGCCTTCGTCCAGCAGCAGAATCAGATCCGCCGAGGCGGTGGAGCTGATTTTCTGTGTGATCAGGAAGGTCGTGCAGGACAACTTCTTCAGCTCCGCCAGCAAAAGCCCCTCCGTCACCGCATCAAGCGCACTCGTGCTGTCATCCAGAATCAGGATCGCCGGTCTGCGCACCAGCGCCCGTGCAATGCTCAGACGCTGCTTCTGCCCGCCCGACAGATTAACTCCGCGTTGCCCAAGGGCAGTATCGTAGCCCTGCGGCAGCCCGGCAACTGTGTCATGAATCTGCGCTGCCGCTGCTGCCTGCTCAATCTCTGCCTGACTCGCCGCTGCATTTCCCCAGGCTATATTCTCCCGGATCGAGCCGGTGAATAGCAATACCTCCTGAGGTACATAGCCAATCGAGCCCCGTAAGGTCTGCATATCCATCTCCGTATGCTTCTGTCCGTCCACCAGGATGCTCCCGCTGCCGCATTCATACAGCCTGGGAATCAGCGTGACCAGAGAGGATTTGCCTGAGCCGGTCGCGCCCATAATCGCCACGCGTTCCCCCGGCTGCACCGTGAAGGAGATATCGTCAAGCACCTTAATGTCACTGCCGGCATAACTGAAGCTGACCTGCTGGAATTCAACCTTGCCTTGAACAGCTGACGCAAGACCTTCTCCAGAAGTCATACCCAGCTCGCCCGGGCCATCGCTTGCCGCCATCACTTCAGTGACCCGTCCCGAAGACGCCCGTGCGCGGGAGAAGCTGACCATAATCCAGGATAG is part of the Paenibacillus sp. FSL M7-0420 genome and harbors:
- a CDS encoding ABC transporter ATP-binding protein, whose amino-acid sequence is MKLMLTFLKKYRVAAIAALVMMLIELAVELSQPLLISKIIDDGIRQQDTAVVWLWGGVLVGSAAVAFLAGILSSFFASHASQGFAFDLRDKLYEKVQSFSYDIFSRFPTSSLITRLTGDVSQMQDTIFMGLRFMTRIPLVVIGSVIMALVVHIKLGLLLTVTLPFLVIFMIWLMRRASELFRNVQSRLDGVNGVIQENLTGIRLIRVFVRMGHEIGRFATFSGELMRSTIAALRLTETSTPFIMIIVNAGILAVLWFGRIEISTGDATLGQTVAVINYSLRTMGALSALSWIMVSFSRARASSGRVTEVMAASDGPGELGMTSGEGLASAVQGKVEFQQVSFSYAGSDIKVLDDISFTVQPGERVAIMGATGSGKSSLVTLIPRLYECGSGSILVDGQKHTEMDMQTLRGSIGYVPQEVLLFTGSIRENIAWGNAAASQAEIEQAAAAAQIHDTVAGLPQGYDTALGQRGVNLSGGQKQRLSIARALVRRPAILILDDSTSALDAVTEGLLLAELKKLSCTTFLITQKISSTASADLILLLDEGRLIAQGTHSELMDESALYRKIYQSQTGEGQHVQSTH